One Schistocerca nitens isolate TAMUIC-IGC-003100 chromosome 1, iqSchNite1.1, whole genome shotgun sequence DNA segment encodes these proteins:
- the LOC126235101 gene encoding lymphokine-activated killer T-cell-originated protein kinase yields the protein MDTPIQTRGRNRLIPPTPQMRKIGFGTGVSVYSMQRSPCNGNERSPWAVKKLLRSSMDRSYEKRLDIEADLLKKLQHPNIVEFRAFELNSNGSKCLAMEKCEISLGDFLERCEAPLPPFIIKKVGLDIANALQYLHSECMILHGDIKSYNILIKGNFEVAKLCDFGVAQRLDENGINPEDNYIGTLLWSAPEVLPMGSGPTTSKADIFSFGLVLYEMMTLHPPHMDAESSSSSEKGSDGCGSSGSSLDDSTDEKLGTRPDLPCLSQEYEPIIHLFNWCTEHDLNLRPTAGEVIAYLEKC from the exons ATGGATACGCCAATACAAACGCGTGGTAGGAACCGTCTGATCCCACCTACACCGCAAATGAGGAAAATTGGTTTTGGCACAG GTGTCTCTGTGTATAGTATGCAGAGGTCGCCGTGCAATGGGAACGAGAGATCCCCTTGGGCAGTGAAGAAACTGCTGAGGAGCAGCATGGACAGGAGTTACGAAAAACGTTTGGACATTGAAGCAGACCTGTTAAAGAAATTACAGCACCCGAATATAGTAGAATTCCGTGCTTTTGAGCTGAATTCGAACGGCAGTAAATGCCTAGCAAtggaaaaatgtgaaatttcattggGAGATTTCTTAGAACGGTGTGAAGCTCCTTTGCCACCTTTTATTATTAAAAAAGTTGGTCTTGATATAGCAAATGCATTGCAGTACTTGCATTCGGAGTGCATGATCTTACATGGAGACATCAAGTCATACAACATACTTATCAAAG GTAATTTTGAAGTTGCAAAATTATGTGACTTTGGGGTGGCCCAACGTCTCGACGAGAATGGAATAAACCCTGAAGACAATTACATTGGCACACTTCTGTGGTCAGCTCCAGAGGTACTGCCAATGGGCTCTGGCCCAACAACCAGTAAGGCTGACATATTTTCATTTGGTCTTGTACTTTATGAGATGATGACACTTCATCCGCCCCACATGGAtgcagaatcatcatcatcatctgagaaAGGATCAGATGGCTGTGGGTCATCGGGGAGTTCTTTAGATGACAGCACTGATGAAAAACTAG GAACAAGACCTGATTTGCCTTGCTTAAGCCAAGAATATGAGCCTATCATCCATTTATTCAACTGGTGTACAGAACACGATTTAAATCTTAGACCCACGGCAGGTGAAGTAATAGCGTATCtggagaaat GTTGA